In a genomic window of Desulfomonilia bacterium:
- a CDS encoding vitamin B12 dependent methionine synthase — MDSIIIDSIPMSIDEELLRSGLKVRPGTSLAARLTEIVESALGTARPKAAVKLLDITNLGEDQVTAHNITFNSRVLSVNLKDSPNMAVFAATCGTELDEWSKQFDGYLEQYWADTIMFLALGFAINAAEGIIKKTLDTETVSTMNPGSLEDWPITEQKKLFSLMKDETAAIGVRLNESCLMMPLKSISGLSYASGEIFHNCALCPRRDCPGRRAPFDDGLYEKRYKTY; from the coding sequence ATGGATTCAATAATTATTGACAGTATTCCAATGTCCATCGATGAAGAGCTTCTCCGTTCTGGTTTGAAGGTGCGTCCCGGAACATCTCTGGCTGCAAGACTGACGGAGATTGTCGAGTCGGCCCTGGGCACGGCAAGACCCAAGGCTGCCGTCAAACTCCTTGACATTACGAATCTGGGGGAAGACCAGGTCACGGCCCATAACATTACTTTTAACAGCCGGGTTCTCTCAGTCAATCTGAAGGATTCACCCAATATGGCGGTTTTCGCAGCAACATGCGGCACCGAGCTTGACGAATGGTCAAAACAGTTTGACGGTTATCTTGAACAGTACTGGGCTGACACCATTATGTTTCTTGCACTGGGTTTCGCCATAAATGCTGCTGAGGGAATAATCAAAAAGACTCTCGACACCGAAACAGTCTCCACAATGAATCCGGGTTCACTTGAAGACTGGCCGATAACAGAGCAGAAAAAACTGTTCAGCCTCATGAAGGATGAAACAGCCGCAATCGGGGTAAGGCTCAATGAGAGCTGCCTCATGATGCCGCTCAAATCGATAAGCGGCCTGAGTTATGCTTCGGGCGAAATATTCCACAACTGTGCACTCTGCCCTCGAAGGGACTGTCCCGGCAGGCGTGCTCCGTTTGACGACGGGCTTTACGAAAAACGTTATAAGACTTACTGA
- a CDS encoding ASKHA domain-containing protein has product MAEKTFKITLLPEGRHMDFPAETPLWEALLDMGLMIKTPCGGRGTCGKCKVVLRYAHSENREEMLACNTLLNKDIEVFTDERYKGIGAGSYLPHPAETAGKSFSFAVDIGTTTVKMSLVDTATGVSYNMPSFLNPQRRFGHDVVSRIAASADTRTRSRMSSLIREAVFINAKDACDSAGINTTEVKEFILSGNTTMISIFFGIDPTPIGHAPYRAPMLDFEEKSAAELGGKVFNNAVISTLPARAAYLGSDLVAGITMCREKGLDRNTFFIDLGTNGELFVANGSGKIKATSCAMGPAIEGMNMSCGMTADDGAITHITPTAYGLTYNMQGEGRPAGMTGTAIIDLVSALISKGAISKSGLIMSSYIPIPGRYFENNGMKEILLWDDIRITQMDIRNLQLAKAASLAASRLLLKKAGIDEDDIENVILAGALGEHLDIESFKSLGFVPGFKNAAWNFIGNTSLKAAENACMDKLFAERARKLRDTTEEIVLTEDPTFQKVFIESVDFPPREV; this is encoded by the coding sequence ATGGCTGAGAAAACTTTTAAAATAACCCTGCTTCCCGAGGGCAGACATATGGACTTCCCCGCAGAAACCCCTTTATGGGAAGCGCTGCTTGATATGGGACTCATGATAAAAACACCTTGCGGCGGACGCGGGACCTGCGGCAAATGCAAGGTTGTCTTAAGATACGCCCACAGTGAAAACAGGGAAGAAATGCTTGCCTGCAACACCCTGCTCAATAAAGACATCGAGGTCTTTACCGATGAAAGGTACAAAGGTATCGGTGCAGGATCATACCTGCCTCATCCGGCGGAAACCGCAGGAAAATCTTTTTCATTCGCAGTCGATATTGGAACTACCACTGTAAAGATGTCGCTTGTAGATACTGCAACAGGTGTCTCATACAACATGCCCTCCTTTCTGAATCCCCAGCGGAGATTCGGTCATGACGTAGTTTCGAGGATAGCCGCCTCGGCTGACACCCGCACCCGTTCACGCATGTCATCGCTGATAAGGGAGGCAGTCTTTATAAACGCAAAGGATGCGTGCGATTCCGCAGGTATAAATACAACAGAAGTAAAGGAATTCATTCTTTCGGGAAATACAACCATGATAAGCATCTTTTTCGGGATCGACCCGACTCCTATCGGGCATGCGCCCTACCGAGCCCCCATGCTCGATTTCGAAGAAAAATCAGCCGCCGAACTGGGCGGTAAAGTCTTTAATAATGCAGTAATATCCACCCTGCCCGCCCGGGCCGCCTACCTCGGAAGTGATCTGGTAGCCGGAATAACCATGTGCAGGGAAAAGGGACTTGACAGAAATACATTCTTCATCGACCTCGGGACAAACGGCGAGCTTTTTGTTGCCAACGGTTCAGGAAAAATAAAAGCCACATCCTGCGCAATGGGCCCGGCCATTGAAGGCATGAACATGTCATGCGGCATGACCGCCGATGACGGCGCCATAACACATATAACGCCAACCGCTTACGGCCTTACATATAATATGCAGGGTGAAGGCAGGCCTGCAGGCATGACCGGGACTGCCATAATCGATCTCGTTTCCGCATTGATTTCAAAAGGGGCGATTAGTAAATCAGGACTGATAATGTCGTCTTATATTCCAATTCCGGGAAGATACTTCGAAAACAACGGAATGAAGGAAATCCTTCTATGGGATGATATAAGAATAACTCAGATGGATATAAGGAACCTGCAACTTGCAAAGGCAGCCAGCCTGGCGGCTTCCAGGCTTCTATTGAAAAAGGCCGGCATTGATGAAGATGATATAGAAAATGTTATACTGGCAGGAGCATTGGGTGAACATCTGGACATAGAGTCATTCAAAAGCTTGGGATTTGTCCCCGGGTTCAAAAACGCCGCGTGGAATTTCATAGGAAATACCAGCCTTAAGGCAGCCGAGAATGCCTGCATGGATAAGTTGTTTGCAGAAAGGGCCAGAAAACTGAGGGACACCACAGAAGAAATCGTGCTTACCGAAGACCCGACATTCCAGAAGGTTTTCATCGAATCGGTTGATTTCCCGCCAAGAGAGGTGTGA
- a CDS encoding PAS domain S-box protein, whose amino-acid sequence MPSSIYEFILNTNIRTEALLARLGIALGIDLVCVFQFIKNGQALRYFWTECQDNQVLMQDFNIPENLHDIHSRLKSLMMFFDSPDSLPQKQSDYLKKNNIHSCIFIPIQDKGELWGCLCCISTKIKHAWKSEELSLLLKESIDLSNNVFLSEMLNDLKQADEQLSLMLNEVTEGIATVDESLRITAVSGRIAELGGFIQDEIIGKELWEFVHPEDHAKAKANLELAKNGKRNVDVYKMVLKSGISMIARIGIKQFIKNGIKNGFIFLIVNMSSTTATDDRLLEYNELMKYSTNLIWITDMELFFTYVSPSVEHLLGYNQEEAMRLNAGLTLTEASHLKLAKAFISGLHSAKEPGRQFRKVISIEQYTRDGKLMFGDLLLCLRRDQKGTPTGFIGITHFRLNQPFQKFAD is encoded by the coding sequence ATGCCATCTTCAATTTATGAGTTCATTCTTAATACGAACATCAGGACGGAAGCGCTTCTCGCAAGGCTCGGCATAGCTCTCGGCATTGATCTGGTTTGCGTATTCCAGTTTATCAAAAACGGGCAGGCATTAAGATATTTTTGGACCGAATGTCAGGACAATCAAGTCCTGATGCAGGATTTTAATATACCCGAAAATCTTCACGATATTCATTCCAGGCTTAAATCATTGATGATGTTTTTTGATTCCCCGGACAGCCTCCCCCAGAAACAGTCAGATTACCTTAAGAAAAACAACATCCATTCATGCATTTTTATCCCGATTCAGGACAAGGGTGAGTTGTGGGGATGCCTTTGCTGCATATCAACAAAAATTAAACACGCATGGAAAAGCGAGGAACTCTCCCTGCTTCTTAAAGAATCCATTGACCTCTCGAACAATGTCTTCCTCTCGGAGATGCTGAACGATCTCAAACAGGCGGATGAACAGCTCTCTCTTATGCTGAACGAGGTGACGGAAGGGATAGCTACAGTTGATGAGTCACTCAGGATTACCGCCGTGAGCGGCAGAATAGCGGAACTGGGCGGGTTCATACAGGATGAGATCATCGGTAAAGAGCTCTGGGAATTTGTGCATCCTGAAGACCATGCGAAAGCAAAAGCAAATCTCGAGCTTGCAAAGAACGGCAAAAGAAACGTCGATGTATATAAAATGGTCTTGAAATCGGGAATAAGCATGATCGCAAGGATTGGAATCAAACAATTTATAAAAAACGGCATAAAGAACGGCTTCATATTCCTGATCGTAAACATGTCGTCAACGACTGCCACGGACGACAGGCTCCTCGAATACAATGAACTTATGAAATATTCCACCAATCTTATATGGATTACCGACATGGAGCTTTTTTTTACCTATGTAAGCCCTTCGGTTGAACACCTGCTGGGGTACAACCAAGAAGAAGCAATGCGGCTTAATGCAGGCCTTACACTTACAGAAGCATCCCATCTGAAACTCGCTAAGGCCTTTATTTCAGGGCTTCACTCAGCAAAAGAACCCGGCCGTCAATTCAGAAAGGTTATCTCCATCGAACAGTACACCCGCGATGGGAAACTGATGTTCGGAGATCTGCTTCTTTGTCTCAGAAGGGACCAGAAAGGCACTCCAACAGGATTTATTGGCATCACTCATTTCAGGTTGAATCAGCCCTTTCAGAAATTTGCTGATTGA
- a CDS encoding helix-turn-helix transcriptional regulator has product MDFRAWIKSSGITQKKLAQDLGMSQSYLSEILSGKRKINTRLAQRIEDISGGEVNRMELLYPEDGTILKQETHTEMHMLIERGSPLTPEMREKVLSGEL; this is encoded by the coding sequence ATGGATTTCAGGGCATGGATAAAAAGCTCGGGCATTACACAAAAGAAACTGGCGCAGGATCTGGGCATGTCACAGAGCTATCTTTCCGAAATACTCTCCGGTAAACGCAAGATAAATACCAGGCTTGCGCAGAGGATTGAAGATATTTCCGGGGGTGAAGTTAACCGGATGGAACTGCTGTATCCTGAGGATGGCACGATTTTGAAACAGGAAACACATACTGAAATGCATATGCTTATTGAAAGGGGTTCTCCATTGACTCCTGAGATGCGCGAAAAAGTACTGTCCGGTGAACTCTAG